A genomic stretch from Arachis stenosperma cultivar V10309 chromosome 3, arast.V10309.gnm1.PFL2, whole genome shotgun sequence includes:
- the LOC130966289 gene encoding uncharacterized protein LOC130966289: MIISSWNIRGLRGDGKLRMVKELRRKHRMDMLGLVETKRQLVTRFDVSKIWGSGSMGWEYVESDGASGGLLLMWDDGFFKMRNSYKGERWLCVEGILSEKSVDCAFFLVYGAHTRDKKRIVWEELSFTAGLCPGAYCFLGDFNEIGQVEERRGLDSLPLSAQDYKVWVHDMGLVDLPISDLKFTWFRRQSCSRIDRALVSLEWLEAFPETRLRGFLRMVKEEWRGLGEIQFTDKLKALTVPLGRWHRDNFGDMDRKILMFEEEIQKIDDMVGNGIYDETVEARRKALVKCCEKWYVRKELHWKQMSRSRLARDMDKNTRYFHNLASARRRNNRIDTLAINGRLVRNQARIKITIREFYKELYHQERSPEMGFRDGLVERISEEDSLALEVLPSPEEIKEAVWDCESSKAPGCDGYNMNFIKKCWNDIGSDFTVAVLDFFQSSRLPPDANVTWVALAPKFPGAKEIKDLHPISMVGCVYKVISKMLVRRMRGVMPGLVGETQSAFIKGRKIHDGALIACETVQWIKQRKRKAAIIKLDFQKAYDRVKWSFVDLVLQKMGFGRNWRGWVMECISTCSMSILINGSPSKPFKMERGLRQGDPLSPFLFVLVVDVLHRMIGESVRNGRILPLMVGRDHIELSHLQFADDTVLFCPPEEDTIKNYRRLLRCFQLMSGLSINFDKSSLIPVNCDEQWVQRMCGLLGCKQANLPVKYLGILLGANPRLVKTWKPVIDKVEEKLSLWKAKILNKTGKLVLIKSVLNSLPVYYLSLYKMPKAVAEKLISLQRRFLWNKEDGKSGMALVKWEVVQAPKKLGGLGVGDAMIRNSALVFKWWWRFSKEECPLWKKVVCSCNNLNPNEPLYSQKLPIRGGPWKDICQLQFKSQEVRQKMITGLSMEVGDGRRTRFWEDVWIHGGFLKDRFPRLFSVSNQTGSMIGDCGFWDGLEWVWNFQWRRELFQWELDLVNQLHLTLKLVKLDLGREDRVVWKYDKQGIFSTNSFVQVLQVEMAPEDIHSYNFTRTIWKGLVPPRVKLFVWFVLVGRVNTKERLSRLGIIPQQDTLLFYVTVM; encoded by the exons ATGATTATCAGTTCATGGAATATTAGGGGGTTAAGGGGTGACGGGAAGCTGAGAATGGTAAAAGAACTTAGAAGGAAACATAGGATGGATATGTTAGGTCTGGTAGAGACTAAAAGACAGCTAGTTACAAGGTTTGATGTGTCAAAAATATGGGGGAGTGGAAGTATGGGATGGGAATATGTGGAGTCTGATGGTGCCTCTGGTGGCTTGTTATTAATGTGGGATGATGGCTTCTTTAAAATGCGAAATTCTTATAAAGGTGAGCGATGGCTGTGTGTTGAAGGGATACTGTCAGAGAAGTCTGTTGACTGTGCGTTTTTCTTGGTTTATGGGGCTCACACTAGAGATAAGAAACGTATTGTGTGGGAGGAGCTGAGTTTCACGGCTGGCCTATGTCCAGGCGCGTATTGTTTTCTGGGGGACTTTAATGAGATTGGCCAAGTGGAAGAAAGGCGAGGTCTGGATAGCTTACCTCTATCGGCTCAGGACTATAAGGTTTGGGTACATGACATGGGCTTGGTGGACCTGCCAATTTCAGACCTTAAGTTTACATGGTTCAGAAGACAGTCATGTAGCCGTATTGACAGAGCTTTGGTTAGCTTGGAATGGCTTGAGGCGTTCCCGGAGACTCGTTTGAGAG GGTTTCTAAGGATGGTCAAGGAGGAATGGAGAGGGCTGGGAGAGATACAATTCACTGATAAACTGAAGGCGTTGACGGTTCCTTTGGGGAGATGGCACAGAGACAACTTTGGTGATATGGACAGGAAAATTTTGATGTTTGAGGAAGAGATTCAGAAGATTGATGACATGGTTGGCAATGGGATCTATGACGAGACAGtggaagcaagaaggaaggcGTTAGTTAAGTGCTGCGAGAAATGGTATGTGAGGAAAGAATTACATTGGAAGCAGATGTCAAGGTCGAGGCTTGCAAGGGACATGGATAAAAATACGAGATACTTTCATAACTTAGCTTCGGCGAGACGGCGTAATAACAGGATTGATACACTAGCTATTAATGGAAGATTGGTAAGGAATCAAGCTAGGATTAAAATTACAATCAGGGAGTTTTACAAAGAATTATATCATCAAGAGAGGTCTCCTGAGATGGGGTTCAGAGATGGCCTGGTGGAAAGGATAAGCGAGGAGGATTCTCTTGCACTAGAGGTGCTACCATCACCTGAGGAGATTAAAGAGGCAGTGTGGGATTGTGAATCATCCAAGGCTCCAGGATGTGACGGGTACAACATGAACTTCATAAAAAAGTGTTGGAATGATATAGGATCCGACTTTACGGTAGCGGTGTTGGATTTCTTCCAATCTTCAAGGTTGCCGCCTGATGCTAATGTCACATGGGTGGCATTGGCCCCCAAGTTTCCTGGTGCGAAGGAAATAAAAGATCTGCATCCAATTAGCATGGTAGGGTGTGTATATAAGGTAATCTCGAAGATGCTGGTTAGGAGAATGAGAGGGGTTATGCCAGGACTAGTGGGCGAGACACAGAGTGCTTTTATAAAAGGTCGAAAGATTCATGATGGGGCTCTTATCGCATGTGAAACGGTTCAGTGGATCAAACAACGGAAGAGGAAAGCGGCAATAATAAAGTTGGACTTTCAGAAAGCATACGACAGAGTCAAGTGGAGTTTTGTAGACCTTGTACTGCAGAAGATGGGGTTTGGCCGAAATTGGAGGGGGTGGGTGATGGAGTGTATCAGCACGTGCTCTATGTCAATATTGATAAATGGTTCACCATCCAAGCCATTCAAGATGGAAAGGGGGCTGAGGCAAGGGGATCCTCTGTCCCCATTTCTCTTTGTACTTGTGGTTGATGTACTACATAGGATGATTGGAGAATCTGTGAGAAACGGTCGCATATTACCATTGATGGTTGGGAGAGATCATATTGAGTTATCGCATCTACAGTTCGCAGATGATACTGTTTTGTTCTGCCCGCCGGAGGAAGACACAATCAAAAACTACAGGAGGTTGCTTAGATGCTTCCAATTGATGTCAGGTTTAAGCATTAACTTTGATAAATCCAGTTTGATTCCTGTTAACTGCGATGAACAGTGGGTCCAACGTATGTGTGGTCTACTGGGCTGTAAGCAAGCCAATCTACCTGTTAAATATCTCGGTATCCTGTTAGGAGCAAACCCAAGGCTGGTGAAGACGTGGAAGCCAGTAATAGACAAAGTAGAGGAAAAGCTTAGTCTCTGGAAGGCCAAGATCCTCAATAAGACCGGTAAGCTAGTACTTATCAAATCTGTGTTAAATAGTCTACCGGTTTATTATCTGAGCCTCTATAAGATGCCAAAGGCTGTTGCAGAGAAACTGATATCCTTGCAGAGAAGATTTTTATGGAATAAAGAGGATGGAAAGAGTGGTATGGCTTTGGTGAAGTGGGAAGTGGTTCAGGCCCCTAAGAAGTTAGGTGGGTTGGGGGTTGGGGATGCTATGATAAGAAATTCAGCTCTTGTGTTTAAATGGTGGTGGAGGTTCTCTAAAGAGGAGTGTCCTCTGTGGAAGAAGGTTGTATGTTCATGTAACAACCTCAATCCAAATGAGCCCCTGTACTCTCAGAAACTACCTATCCGAGGTGGTCCGTGGAAGGATATTTGTCAGTTACAGTTCAAGAGTCAAGAAGTCCGACAAAAAATGATTACTGGGTTGTCTATGGAGGTAGGTGATGGGAGACGAACCCGGTTTTGGGAGGATGTATGGATTCATGGAGGTTTTCTGAAAGACCGCTTTCCAAGGCTATTCTCGGTTTCAAACCAAACAGGATCAATGATAGGGGATTGTGGGTTTTGGGATGGGTTAGAATGGGTATGGAATTTTCAGTGGAGGAGAGAATTGTTTCAATGGGAGTTGGATCTAGTAAACCAGCTTCACCTCACTCTGAAACTGGTCAAACTTGATCTTGGGAGAGAGGATAGAGTTGTATGGAAGTATGATAAACAAGGGATTTTTTCTactaactcatttgtgcagGTGTTGCAGGTGGAAATGGCTCCAGAGGATATACATAGCTACAATTTTACTAGGACCATTTGGAAAGGCCTTGTCCCAcccagagtaaagctgtttgtCTGGTTTGTCCTGGTTGGCAGGGTTAATACGAAGGAGAGACTGAGTCGACTTGGGATCATTCCCCAACAAGATACTTTGTTGTTTTATGTAACAGTAATGTAG